The Sediminispirochaeta smaragdinae DSM 11293 genome has a segment encoding these proteins:
- a CDS encoding arginine repressor, giving the protein MKERSQRLRKIRELIRENRIESQEALLERLHDENYKVTQATLSRDLKFLKVGKISDGWSGYYYALPEDENSNESEKGLVQDMHRGVVSMEFSGNLGVIKTRQGHADSVAFALDKLNLPEVLGSVAGDDTIFVVLREGVTKEDLLQTFRERIPEIGT; this is encoded by the coding sequence ATGAAGGAACGTAGCCAACGCCTTCGTAAAATACGGGAACTGATTCGGGAAAATAGGATAGAAAGCCAGGAAGCGCTTTTGGAGCGGCTTCATGATGAAAACTACAAGGTTACCCAGGCGACCCTGAGTCGCGACCTTAAATTTCTCAAGGTGGGTAAGATTTCCGACGGCTGGTCGGGCTACTACTATGCCCTTCCGGAGGATGAAAACTCAAATGAATCGGAAAAGGGACTTGTCCAGGACATGCACCGGGGGGTGGTCTCCATGGAGTTCTCCGGAAACCTGGGGGTTATCAAAACCCGTCAGGGCCATGCGGACAGTGTCGCCTTTGCCCTGGACAAGCTCAACCTTCCGGAGGTCCTGGGAAGTGTCGCGGGAGACGATACCATCTTTGTCGTGCTCCGGGAAGGTGTGACGAAGGAAGACCTTCTTCAGACCTTCCGGGAACGCATTCCCGAAATAGGAACCTAA
- a CDS encoding argininosuccinate synthase encodes MSSEIKKIALAYSGGLDTSIIIPWLKEHYPGSEIVGVCVNVGQDEEWDNMEQKALDSGASKLYIRDVRDEFCDDYLYPLIRSGGIYEGKYYLGTAIARPLQAKHIAEIALAEGAQAVAHGCTGKGNDQVRFELSFKALAPQLKVIAPWRVWDITSREEAIDYAAAHNVPLGNISKKNIYSRDWNIWHMSHEGGDLEDPYNRPQEPMFQLTKSPQNAPDKETEIILQFDKSKPVALNGKKMSFLEILEELNRLGAENGIGRSDVVETRLVGMKSRGVYETPGGTILFAALKELEMITIDPDVLSMKQQMALKYSEVVYSGKWFTSIRKSLDAFMAEACKYVSGEVRLVLYKGNIIVGGRRSPYSLYMADLASFGATSYNHADATGFINLYGLSTGVAAMVHKKMDAETGQAPAMLGTAATFHDK; translated from the coding sequence ATGAGTTCGGAAATTAAAAAGATTGCGCTCGCTTATTCGGGCGGGCTGGACACCAGCATCATTATTCCATGGTTGAAAGAACACTATCCAGGCAGCGAAATTGTCGGTGTCTGTGTCAATGTCGGACAGGACGAAGAGTGGGACAACATGGAACAAAAGGCCCTTGATTCCGGGGCAAGTAAGCTCTACATTAGAGACGTTCGGGATGAGTTCTGTGATGATTATCTCTACCCCCTCATCAGATCAGGCGGTATCTACGAAGGAAAGTATTACCTGGGGACAGCCATTGCACGCCCCCTGCAGGCAAAGCACATCGCAGAAATTGCTCTGGCCGAAGGAGCCCAGGCTGTTGCCCACGGCTGTACCGGAAAGGGAAACGACCAGGTTCGCTTCGAACTGAGCTTCAAGGCCCTTGCTCCCCAGCTGAAGGTCATTGCCCCCTGGAGGGTCTGGGATATCACCAGCCGTGAGGAGGCCATCGACTATGCCGCCGCTCACAACGTTCCCCTCGGAAACATCAGCAAGAAAAATATCTACAGCCGCGACTGGAATATCTGGCACATGAGCCACGAGGGCGGCGATCTTGAAGATCCCTACAACAGGCCGCAGGAGCCCATGTTCCAGCTTACCAAAAGCCCTCAGAACGCACCGGACAAGGAGACCGAAATCATCCTCCAGTTCGATAAGAGCAAGCCTGTTGCCCTGAACGGCAAAAAGATGAGTTTTCTGGAGATTCTTGAAGAGCTTAACAGGCTTGGCGCCGAAAACGGCATCGGCCGGTCGGATGTGGTGGAGACGAGGCTGGTTGGAATGAAGAGCCGGGGAGTCTACGAAACCCCGGGAGGAACGATCCTTTTTGCGGCCCTGAAAGAGCTCGAGATGATCACCATTGATCCCGATGTCCTCTCGATGAAGCAGCAGATGGCCCTGAAGTATTCCGAGGTGGTTTACAGTGGAAAGTGGTTCACTTCCATTAGAAAATCTCTCGATGCCTTCATGGCCGAGGCATGCAAGTATGTAAGCGGTGAGGTACGGCTTGTACTTTATAAGGGGAACATCATCGTCGGAGGCAGACGTTCACCCTATTCGCTTTACATGGCGGATCTCGCCTCTTTCGGTGCGACAAGCTATAATCACGCCGATGCGACCGGATTCATCAACCTCTACGGCCTCTCTACGGGCGTGGCGGCGATGGTTCACAAAAAGATGGACGCGGAAACAGGGCAGGCTCCCGCCATGCTCGGAACCGCTGCAACCTTTCACGATAAATAG
- the pgi gene encoding glucose-6-phosphate isomerase (functions in sugar metabolism in glycolysis and the Embden-Meyerhof pathways (EMP) and in gluconeogenesis; catalyzes reversible isomerization of glucose-6-phosphate to fructose-6-phosphate; member of PGI family) encodes MEKNNISYIDLDQAKAFKALETLSPLSLEKLLTTSAIAEKTAASGAGLSYNYAAMPVGEKQLELLEQLTEEMQLIGKFRLLAAGGVMNTGEKRKVLHHLCRSELVGKVLDEKGQDIGAFYREQQRRFSDFAGKVHAGEITGSTGKAFTTVLQIGIGGSDLGPRALYLALEGAVEAKMKGLFISNVDPDDAAAVLSGIDPERTLFILVSKSGTTQETLTNRDLVLSWLESKEIPGLKPGKQMVAVTSATSPLAGSDTLLDSFYIDDFIGGRYSSTSAVGGVILSLAFGPEVFDRLLKGAAETDAIALNAPFRENAPLLDAAIGLYLRNILHYPVTAVLPYSQALSRFPAHLQQLDMESNGKRVNRDGKPLGYSTGPVVFGEPGTNGQHSFYQLLHQGTDIIPLQFVGFKKSQRGEDRNDEAGINSQRKLNANLAAQIIAFAKGKEDVNPNKSFPGGRPSSLLVGDRLSPEVLGALLAHFENKVMFQGFLWNINSFDQEGVQLGKILTKKLLSGETEDQELMAFDTLLR; translated from the coding sequence ATGGAGAAAAACAACATATCATATATTGACCTCGATCAGGCAAAGGCTTTCAAGGCCCTTGAAACACTTTCGCCTCTTTCACTGGAGAAGCTGCTTACCACTTCCGCAATCGCCGAGAAAACAGCGGCCTCGGGGGCTGGCCTCAGCTACAATTATGCAGCCATGCCGGTCGGAGAGAAGCAGCTCGAACTGCTTGAACAACTGACCGAAGAGATGCAGCTTATCGGAAAGTTCCGCCTCCTTGCCGCCGGCGGGGTGATGAATACCGGCGAAAAGCGTAAGGTGCTCCATCACCTTTGCAGGAGCGAACTGGTCGGCAAAGTGCTTGATGAAAAGGGCCAGGATATTGGAGCCTTTTATCGCGAACAGCAGAGACGATTTTCCGACTTTGCCGGTAAGGTGCACGCCGGGGAGATCACCGGCTCTACGGGAAAGGCTTTTACCACGGTACTCCAGATCGGAATTGGAGGCTCGGACCTCGGTCCGAGGGCCCTCTACCTCGCCCTGGAGGGAGCCGTGGAAGCCAAAATGAAGGGGCTGTTCATCAGCAATGTCGATCCCGACGACGCTGCGGCCGTGCTTTCGGGGATCGACCCCGAACGTACCCTCTTTATTCTGGTCTCCAAAAGCGGAACCACCCAGGAGACCCTTACGAACCGGGATCTGGTACTCTCATGGCTGGAATCAAAAGAAATTCCCGGCCTGAAACCTGGAAAGCAGATGGTGGCCGTTACCAGTGCAACCAGTCCCCTTGCAGGCTCCGATACGCTTCTGGATAGTTTCTATATCGATGATTTCATCGGAGGACGCTACTCTTCAACCAGCGCCGTCGGAGGAGTCATCCTTTCCCTCGCCTTTGGTCCCGAAGTCTTCGATCGACTGCTTAAAGGAGCGGCTGAAACCGATGCAATCGCTCTAAACGCACCATTTCGGGAAAATGCGCCCCTTCTGGACGCAGCAATCGGCCTCTATCTCAGAAACATCCTTCACTATCCAGTTACCGCAGTGCTTCCTTACAGCCAGGCACTCAGTCGATTTCCGGCCCACCTTCAGCAGTTGGATATGGAAAGTAACGGTAAAAGGGTGAACCGGGACGGGAAGCCACTAGGCTACTCCACCGGACCTGTGGTTTTCGGAGAACCGGGAACCAACGGTCAACACAGCTTCTACCAGCTTCTTCATCAGGGAACCGACATTATTCCTCTTCAGTTTGTCGGATTCAAAAAAAGTCAGCGGGGAGAGGACAGAAACGACGAGGCGGGAATCAACAGTCAAAGGAAATTGAATGCAAACCTCGCCGCACAAATCATCGCCTTCGCAAAGGGCAAAGAAGACGTGAATCCGAACAAAAGCTTTCCGGGTGGACGCCCCTCAAGCCTGTTGGTCGGCGACCGTTTATCTCCCGAAGTGTTAGGCGCTCTGTTGGCCCACTTTGAAAACAAGGTCATGTTTCAAGGCTTCCTCTGGAATATCAACTCTTTCGATCAGGAAGGGGTCCAGTTGGGTAAGATTCTCACGAAAAAGCTCCTTTCGGGAGAAACAGAAGACCAGGAACTCATGGCCTTCGACACACTACTTCGCTAA
- a CDS encoding methyl-accepting chemotaxis protein has protein sequence MAHTSFPMPRSSERFPAFRVRILINITLVIFVSVFATQLLKMVVEGMTYRVNAFSIIVERTGTLMLFTVLPQILFLDLLLFFYLKPLHKTVLKRFKGEHVDSDEQQRARKILSRLPRIVLFANIFCMQLGSIHEIARQHLSSAEILFFILENLASGGVFGMLQNSFNTIILQRPREILGLHSVEKGTREQSLILRQTLVVVFLASFLMLTFIDVGSTVIQGNSQFTNLIEKVVKGDIDLNEARTEYKNSVSAKLNVSADRIDFPLDNEQAERLNPKKIFQIVFVTMLIIAFLIQFIASRAQTRQLKSLSRKLEELSTGNADLTKRITITQFDEIGDVADRLNVFLEKLRLMLKDIVQASLEVNDSSKTLEEVLENTVSATNEMAAAVKQVSTNAVRQSSVVNDTKLSLESMLGSLDTISENVNTQASFVEQTSSAMNEIAASIKSVSQATGRANDLADTLMQVADEGRSAVDNSVQAVKEVEVSSEEVNNIVGVITKIAAQTNMLAMNAAIEAAHAGDAGKGFAVVAEEVRSLAENSSTSAKKITSLINEMVERVNKGVTLSEQAGVSLQRVTADINKTTNLINEIAAAMDEQNSGAEEILEAINSLVDATSQIRSIAHEQKEKNRIIRSSISTLVQIFSEIQQATMDQAEGNENIVEGVSHLKEVATQNREVVTMMTHLLSGFVLDAEKETGKRKQIEKIEKKETQREVAETETGIRHADMVDR, from the coding sequence ATGGCACATACGTCGTTTCCTATGCCACGTTCCAGTGAACGTTTTCCGGCATTCAGGGTGAGAATCCTCATAAACATCACACTCGTTATCTTTGTCAGTGTATTTGCAACCCAGCTTTTAAAGATGGTGGTAGAGGGAATGACCTACAGGGTCAATGCCTTTTCGATCATCGTGGAGAGGACCGGTACACTTATGTTGTTCACCGTTCTTCCCCAGATTCTTTTTCTTGATTTACTGCTTTTTTTCTATCTTAAGCCCCTCCACAAAACAGTGCTCAAGAGATTTAAGGGAGAGCACGTTGATAGCGACGAGCAGCAACGCGCCAGGAAAATTCTCTCCCGCCTTCCCCGTATTGTGCTCTTTGCAAATATTTTCTGCATGCAATTGGGATCAATCCATGAGATTGCCAGACAACATCTCTCTTCAGCGGAAATACTATTTTTTATTCTTGAAAATCTAGCCAGCGGCGGTGTGTTCGGAATGCTGCAGAATAGTTTCAACACCATCATTCTTCAACGCCCCAGGGAGATACTTGGATTGCATTCGGTAGAAAAGGGAACCAGAGAGCAAAGTCTGATTCTTAGGCAAACACTGGTGGTGGTTTTTCTGGCCTCTTTTCTCATGTTAACCTTCATCGATGTCGGTAGTACGGTGATCCAAGGCAACTCACAATTTACCAATCTCATTGAAAAGGTCGTTAAAGGCGATATCGATCTGAATGAAGCGAGAACAGAGTACAAAAATAGTGTCTCGGCCAAACTGAATGTGTCGGCGGACCGCATTGATTTTCCTTTGGACAACGAACAGGCGGAGCGACTCAATCCTAAAAAGATTTTCCAGATTGTATTTGTTACCATGCTGATCATTGCCTTTCTCATTCAGTTTATTGCATCTAGGGCCCAAACCCGGCAACTAAAAAGCCTGTCGCGTAAGCTTGAAGAATTGTCAACCGGAAACGCAGATCTAACGAAACGAATTACCATCACGCAATTCGATGAGATAGGGGATGTGGCCGATCGTCTCAATGTTTTCCTCGAAAAGCTTCGCTTGATGCTCAAAGATATCGTACAGGCAAGCTTGGAGGTGAACGACTCGAGCAAAACCCTTGAAGAGGTGCTTGAAAACACCGTCAGCGCAACCAATGAAATGGCTGCGGCTGTTAAGCAGGTAAGTACCAATGCAGTCAGGCAGTCTTCGGTGGTAAACGATACCAAACTAAGCCTTGAGAGTATGCTTGGCAGCCTTGATACCATTAGTGAAAACGTCAATACCCAGGCAAGCTTTGTCGAGCAGACCTCCAGTGCCATGAACGAAATAGCCGCCAGCATAAAGTCCGTCAGTCAAGCCACAGGTAGGGCCAACGACCTTGCAGATACCCTTATGCAGGTTGCCGACGAGGGACGATCGGCAGTGGATAACTCTGTGCAGGCTGTAAAAGAGGTAGAGGTTTCTTCAGAAGAGGTAAACAATATTGTCGGAGTTATCACAAAGATAGCGGCACAGACAAATATGCTGGCGATGAATGCAGCCATTGAGGCGGCACATGCAGGTGATGCAGGTAAGGGCTTTGCGGTTGTTGCCGAAGAGGTTCGTTCTCTTGCCGAAAATAGCTCTACGAGTGCAAAGAAGATCACCTCGCTGATCAACGAAATGGTGGAACGGGTTAATAAGGGGGTTACACTCTCCGAACAAGCCGGCGTTTCGCTCCAAAGGGTAACGGCCGACATCAATAAAACCACGAATTTGATAAATGAGATTGCCGCTGCAATGGATGAGCAAAACTCAGGAGCAGAGGAAATTCTTGAGGCTATAAACTCTTTGGTCGATGCCACGAGCCAAATCAGATCAATCGCCCATGAGCAAAAAGAAAAGAATCGTATCATCAGATCTTCAATATCAACCTTGGTCCAGATTTTTTCCGAAATCCAACAGGCGACTATGGACCAGGCAGAGGGTAACGAAAACATCGTTGAGGGAGTTTCCCATTTAAAGGAAGTCGCCACCCAAAACAGAGAAGTCGTAACGATGATGACGCACCTGCTTTCAGGCTTTGTGTTGGATGCGGAGAAAGAGACGGGAAAACGTAAGCAGATAGAGAAGATAGAGAAAAAAGAGACGCAAAGGGAAGTTGCCGAAACGGAAACCGGCATTCGTCATGCCGATATGGTAGACCGATAA
- a CDS encoding ATP-dependent 6-phosphofructokinase: protein MPDDFDFSVPSLGEPNIQSPIKMSTVKGDSIANYVSDSERILFEIDAAAGDTRGPFKTEELLERAGPREKVYFNPAHVHAAVVTCGGLCPGLNNVVRAIVRCLWYSYGIKRITGIKNGYRGFLSESNFSTLELDPEYVDDIQARGGTVLGSARGGGDRVGEIADAIERLNINMLFTIGGDGTQRGALEIAEELERRALRVSVIGIPKTIDNDLSFIQRSFGFETAVEKAVDVVRGAHVEAHDTINGIGLVKVMGRESGFIAAYAALAMSDVNFCLIPESPFDLDGPNGLFESLRKRLLDRNHAVILVAEGAGQELVSETGETDLSGNKRLADIGVFLKEKIKAYFISIDMEVNIKYIDPSYIIRSSPANPNDSIYCSRLGAHAVHAAMAGKTKTLMSMVNNTFVHLPMRVAVSKRKHVNTEGSLWRDVVENTRQPVNMCDKGEKAHEKGMKQEGKK from the coding sequence ATGCCAGATGATTTCGATTTTTCCGTTCCCTCGCTTGGTGAACCTAATATACAGTCGCCGATTAAAATGTCGACGGTCAAAGGTGATTCCATTGCCAACTATGTCAGTGATTCCGAGCGGATCCTTTTTGAGATTGATGCGGCAGCCGGTGATACCAGGGGGCCTTTTAAGACCGAAGAGCTTCTGGAGCGTGCAGGACCGCGGGAGAAGGTCTACTTTAATCCTGCGCATGTCCATGCCGCTGTTGTCACCTGTGGAGGGCTATGCCCCGGCTTGAACAATGTTGTCAGGGCCATCGTCCGGTGTCTTTGGTACAGCTATGGCATAAAGCGTATTACCGGCATCAAAAACGGGTATCGTGGTTTTCTTTCCGAAAGTAATTTCAGTACCCTAGAGCTTGATCCCGAGTATGTCGATGATATTCAGGCCCGAGGCGGTACCGTTCTCGGCTCGGCCCGGGGCGGTGGAGACAGGGTCGGGGAAATTGCCGATGCCATTGAACGACTAAATATTAATATGCTTTTTACCATTGGAGGCGATGGTACCCAACGGGGGGCCCTTGAGATTGCCGAGGAATTGGAACGGCGAGCTTTGCGGGTTTCCGTGATTGGCATTCCGAAGACTATCGATAATGATCTCTCCTTTATTCAGCGCTCTTTCGGGTTTGAAACGGCGGTGGAGAAGGCTGTCGATGTTGTTCGAGGTGCCCATGTCGAAGCACACGATACCATCAATGGTATCGGCTTGGTGAAAGTGATGGGCCGAGAGAGCGGGTTTATTGCAGCCTATGCCGCGCTTGCCATGAGTGATGTTAATTTTTGCCTTATTCCCGAGAGCCCCTTTGATCTGGATGGCCCGAACGGCCTTTTTGAAAGCCTGCGAAAACGCCTACTTGATCGAAATCATGCAGTCATTCTTGTTGCAGAGGGAGCCGGACAGGAGCTTGTTTCGGAAACCGGAGAGACAGATCTCTCCGGCAATAAGCGTCTTGCCGATATCGGGGTGTTCTTGAAGGAAAAAATCAAGGCATACTTTATATCCATCGACATGGAAGTAAATATTAAGTATATCGATCCCAGTTACATTATTCGAAGTTCTCCGGCCAACCCAAACGATTCGATTTACTGCAGCAGACTGGGCGCCCACGCGGTCCATGCGGCCATGGCCGGTAAGACGAAAACCTTGATGAGCATGGTAAACAATACCTTTGTCCATCTTCCCATGCGGGTTGCGGTTTCCAAACGTAAACACGTCAATACCGAAGGGAGTCTGTGGCGTGATGTGGTTGAAAATACTCGGCAGCCGGTTAATATGTGTGACAAGGGCGAAAAAGCACATGAAAAGGGTATGAAGCAGGAAGGGAAGAAGTAA
- a CDS encoding EAL domain-containing protein: MIVLISGWSLITFVSLLIVVVLTSGIYFQRESSLLGNMIFMPGAVASFWMLFEALTLLSPHRNEAIFWATGWFLGFLLYQPALLFYFASFDEDRPTGKRRITAVIDLLFVIAGITYFIFMVRTTTLKAAENSLTINPVGFLPKPHYHFSWYILYFVLRITAQLRKMGKQLFANVSSAQWRRILWFPLTVACMVLLLTDYLAMCGLPLLPIGQVASAAFFFLLFAGVRYRFFFRPSARFAADEILQTMPDPLLVCDTEGHIQVINNAFCKVFDYSPEEIIGKNLFFTENRENRKVVLEAVREEQINGLERILYDRNGNPIYTSLSLSWLHDRDKARAGAIVAVQDIRNYHHALDRLEDLYHRTEAMVQERTKELQETNLTLKNEIASRRQAQERLHHAAYHDSLTGLPNREMFTERLQLVFSKYMHRNGATFALLFIDLDRFKMINDSLGHLSGDMVLKETADRLENCLRDVDTIGRMGGDEFVVLMEDIGESRAVITAAERIIESMKKPFCIRIENRVHEISTSASVGITIVNPRYINAEEMLRDADLALYRAKELGKNCYEIFNEDIQAGALAHMDIERGLRNALQHDEFELHYQPIINLATKSLAGFEALIRWHHPEKGLLHPASFIPVAEESDLIVEIDRWVLQRSCSELSQWHKALSFQQKLPSVSINISARHLAAGRKLIDDIKDTLKQSGLSPETLIIEITESAIIKSMDTAKTILNQIKGLGVGLHLDDFGEGYSSVNLLKNVPFDAMKIDRAYVTGMKRENPGSRLLRTIVELGHSMDKAVIAEGIEAPGEAELLKSFHCEHGQGFLFSKPIKSEDIGSYMEQFPM; encoded by the coding sequence ATGATAGTACTTATTTCCGGATGGTCTCTTATAACCTTTGTGTCATTGCTTATTGTTGTCGTGCTCACTTCTGGGATTTACTTTCAACGAGAAAGCAGCCTCCTGGGGAACATGATCTTCATGCCGGGAGCCGTTGCTTCGTTCTGGATGCTTTTTGAAGCCCTTACCCTATTATCGCCACACCGAAATGAGGCAATCTTCTGGGCCACCGGTTGGTTTTTGGGTTTTCTCCTCTACCAGCCAGCCCTTCTTTTTTATTTTGCAAGCTTCGATGAAGATCGCCCAACGGGAAAAAGACGGATTACCGCCGTTATTGATTTGCTCTTTGTGATAGCAGGGATCACCTACTTCATTTTTATGGTAAGGACAACCACGCTTAAAGCTGCCGAAAATAGTCTGACCATCAACCCCGTCGGTTTTCTCCCGAAGCCTCATTACCATTTTTCCTGGTATATTCTCTATTTTGTCCTTCGAATCACCGCACAACTGCGTAAAATGGGTAAGCAACTATTCGCCAACGTAAGCAGCGCCCAATGGCGTAGAATTCTCTGGTTTCCCCTTACGGTAGCCTGTATGGTTCTCCTTTTAACGGACTACCTTGCAATGTGTGGTTTACCGCTGCTTCCCATTGGACAGGTTGCTTCGGCCGCTTTTTTCTTTCTCCTCTTTGCGGGAGTACGATACCGTTTTTTCTTTCGGCCGTCGGCACGTTTTGCTGCCGATGAAATCCTTCAGACCATGCCCGATCCCTTGCTTGTGTGCGATACGGAAGGCCACATTCAGGTAATCAATAATGCATTTTGCAAGGTTTTCGATTATAGTCCGGAAGAAATTATCGGGAAGAACCTTTTCTTCACCGAAAACCGTGAAAATAGAAAGGTCGTGCTCGAAGCGGTACGGGAGGAACAGATAAACGGCTTGGAACGGATCCTCTATGACCGTAATGGAAATCCTATTTACACAAGCCTTTCTCTTTCCTGGCTCCACGATCGGGACAAGGCCAGAGCAGGGGCTATCGTGGCCGTTCAGGACATCAGAAACTATCATCATGCCTTGGACAGGCTTGAAGATCTCTATCACAGGACGGAGGCAATGGTCCAGGAACGGACAAAAGAGCTTCAGGAGACAAACCTCACTCTGAAAAATGAAATTGCTTCCAGACGCCAGGCCCAGGAACGGCTTCACCACGCAGCCTATCATGACAGCCTGACGGGATTGCCGAATAGGGAGATGTTCACAGAGCGTTTGCAACTGGTTTTCAGCAAGTATATGCACAGGAACGGTGCCACTTTCGCCCTTTTATTCATCGACCTTGATCGTTTTAAAATGATTAATGATTCACTGGGGCATCTTTCGGGAGATATGGTGCTTAAGGAAACCGCGGATCGCCTGGAAAATTGCCTCAGGGATGTCGATACCATCGGAAGAATGGGAGGAGATGAATTTGTTGTCCTGATGGAGGACATAGGAGAGAGTCGAGCGGTGATCACCGCGGCGGAGCGTATCATCGAAAGCATGAAGAAACCCTTTTGCATTCGTATCGAAAATCGTGTACACGAGATCAGCACCAGTGCCAGCGTCGGCATTACCATTGTCAATCCACGATATATCAACGCCGAGGAGATGTTGAGGGACGCCGATCTTGCTCTTTACCGAGCAAAAGAGCTGGGAAAGAACTGTTACGAAATCTTCAATGAGGATATTCAGGCGGGGGCTCTGGCACATATGGATATCGAACGGGGACTTAGAAATGCCCTACAACACGATGAATTCGAGCTCCACTATCAACCAATCATTAATCTTGCCACAAAAAGCCTTGCAGGTTTCGAGGCTCTGATTCGCTGGCATCATCCGGAAAAAGGGCTTTTGCATCCTGCTTCTTTCATTCCTGTAGCGGAAGAGAGCGATCTTATCGTCGAGATCGATAGGTGGGTACTTCAAAGATCATGCAGCGAACTTTCACAATGGCATAAGGCCCTCTCCTTTCAACAAAAGCTTCCCTCGGTGAGTATCAACATCTCTGCCCGTCACCTCGCTGCCGGCAGAAAACTCATTGATGACATAAAAGATACCCTTAAGCAAAGCGGGCTATCTCCTGAAACTCTGATCATAGAGATAACCGAAAGCGCGATCATCAAAAGTATGGATACGGCAAAAACGATCTTGAATCAGATAAAAGGTCTGGGAGTCGGATTACATTTGGACGATTTTGGAGAGGGCTATTCCTCGGTTAATCTCCTTAAGAATGTTCCTTTCGACGCCATGAAAATCGACCGTGCTTATGTCACGGGCATGAAAAGGGAAAATCCGGGGAGCAGACTCCTGAGAACCATCGTCGAACTGGGCCATTCCATGGATAAAGCGGTCATAGCAGAGGGGATAGAGGCTCCGGGAGAGGCTGAACTGTTGAAATCCTTCCACTGTGAGCATGGACAAGGTTTTCTGTTCAGCAAGCCGATAAAAAGCGAAGATATCGGCAGCTATATGGAGCAATTTCCGATGTAG
- a CDS encoding M20/M25/M40 family metallo-hydrolase, with protein MEKQINNLIEGLSEYPVKLRSLRDIVLANLVMLGEIPAPTFREQARMDYFVHRLTENQLLNCSTDEVGNGLGILPGENGDRNILIVAHLDTVFDEKIDHTISIHPNRVVGPAVGDNALGVATLVSLPSLMEELGIKLDSNLILMGSARSLGRGNIEGLRFFLDNTDMPISAGVCVEGVKLGRISYSSIGMVRCEIAFRVPEEYDWTRFGAVGSIVTVNELIDRILEIPLPKRPKTSIVLGSINSGRGFNTIATDAVLRLEIRSESGEMVQQLKTQIQNIAEEVSSHNGSEVNIHFLGQRKPGGISFSHPLAENARLIMNSLGITPRISPSTSELSAFIDKNIPAVTLGITDGENLNKRNESIEIEPIYTGIAQLLGLILAIDRGYCNES; from the coding sequence ATGGAAAAACAGATAAATAATCTCATTGAAGGCCTTTCGGAGTACCCGGTTAAGCTAAGGTCTTTGCGGGATATTGTCCTTGCGAACCTCGTGATGTTGGGAGAAATTCCGGCGCCGACCTTCAGGGAGCAGGCAAGAATGGATTACTTCGTTCACCGCCTCACCGAAAATCAGCTCCTAAATTGTTCGACCGATGAGGTAGGAAATGGATTGGGCATTCTTCCGGGAGAGAATGGTGATCGAAATATCCTCATAGTCGCCCATCTTGATACGGTCTTCGACGAGAAGATCGATCATACGATTTCCATTCATCCCAATCGTGTCGTAGGACCGGCTGTCGGAGACAATGCATTGGGTGTTGCAACATTGGTCTCCCTCCCCTCCCTTATGGAGGAACTCGGCATCAAGCTCGACAGTAATTTAATTCTGATGGGATCGGCCAGAAGTCTCGGCCGAGGCAATATCGAGGGATTACGCTTTTTCCTCGACAATACCGATATGCCGATCTCGGCGGGAGTGTGTGTGGAAGGAGTAAAGCTTGGACGGATAAGCTATTCTTCCATCGGTATGGTTCGCTGCGAGATTGCCTTTCGGGTTCCTGAAGAGTACGACTGGACTCGCTTCGGTGCTGTTGGTTCGATCGTAACAGTAAACGAACTAATAGACAGAATTCTCGAGATTCCTCTTCCAAAACGGCCAAAGACAAGTATCGTTCTCGGTTCCATTAACAGCGGAAGGGGATTTAATACCATTGCAACCGATGCGGTATTGCGCTTGGAAATCAGGAGTGAATCGGGAGAGATGGTTCAGCAACTCAAAACCCAAATCCAGAATATTGCCGAAGAGGTATCAAGCCACAACGGCTCTGAGGTAAATATCCACTTTCTCGGGCAAAGAAAGCCCGGCGGTATCTCCTTCTCCCATCCTCTCGCCGAAAATGCCAGGCTCATTATGAACAGTTTGGGGATCACCCCCAGAATAAGCCCCAGCACATCGGAATTGTCGGCCTTTATCGATAAAAACATTCCGGCGGTCACCCTCGGGATCACCGACGGCGAGAACTTAAATAAACGAAATGAGTCCATCGAAATCGAACCAATCTATACGGGGATAGCCCAGCTCCTCGGCTTGATTTTGGCCATCGACAGGGGGTACTGTAATGAATCTTAA